A section of the Streptomyces sp. NBC_01408 genome encodes:
- a CDS encoding DUF2469 domain-containing protein — MSAEDLEKYETEMELKLYREYRDVVGLFKYVIETERRFYLTNDYEMQVHSVQGEVFFEVSMADAWVWDMYRPARFVKQVRVLTFKDVNIEELNKSDLELPGS, encoded by the coding sequence ATGAGTGCCGAGGACCTCGAAAAGTACGAGACCGAGATGGAGCTGAAGCTCTATCGGGAGTACCGCGACGTCGTCGGGCTGTTCAAGTACGTGATCGAGACCGAACGTCGTTTCTACCTCACCAACGACTACGAGATGCAGGTGCACTCGGTCCAGGGGGAGGTCTTCTTCGAGGTCTCGATGGCCGACGCCTGGGTGTGGGACATGTACCGGCCGGCCCGTTTCGTGAAGCAGGTCCGCGTGCTGACCTTCAAGGACGTGAACATCGAGGAGCTCAACAAGAGCGATCTCGAACTGCCCGGCAGCTGA
- a CDS encoding NUDIX hydrolase yields MVSRVILLDPADRILLLHGFEPADPADDWWFTPGGGLEGGESREQAALRELAEETGITDVELGPVLWRRYCSFPFDGRRWEQDEWYFLARTDQTATEMSGLTELERRSVTGARWWTSEELLAAHETVYPTRLAELLRTLLDDGPPGSPVVLAPEIV; encoded by the coding sequence ATGGTGTCCCGGGTGATCCTGCTGGACCCCGCGGACCGCATCCTGCTGCTGCACGGCTTCGAGCCGGCGGACCCGGCGGACGACTGGTGGTTCACCCCCGGCGGCGGCCTGGAGGGCGGCGAGAGCAGGGAGCAGGCCGCCCTGCGGGAACTCGCCGAGGAGACGGGGATCACAGACGTCGAACTGGGGCCCGTGCTGTGGCGCCGGTACTGCTCGTTCCCCTTCGACGGGCGGCGCTGGGAACAGGACGAGTGGTACTTCCTCGCCCGTACCGACCAGACGGCGACCGAGATGAGCGGCCTCACCGAACTGGAGCGGCGCAGCGTCACCGGAGCCAGGTGGTGGACCTCCGAGGAACTTCTCGCGGCCCATGAGACGGTGTACCCGACCAGACTCGCCGAGCTGCTGCGGACGCTGCTCGACGACGGCCCTCCGGGTTCGCCGGTGGTCCTGGCCCCGGAAATCGTTTAG
- the lepB gene encoding signal peptidase I has translation MGGTQEIRSGRNGHGGLGNVLSGIAVAIGFALFLGGFVWAAILYQPYTVPTDSMMPTVRPGDRVLAQRIGGDEVRRGDVVIFTDSMWSDSPMVKRVVGIGGDTVKSSGAGSVLTVNGVPLDEPYIDARGPVSDLPTPAGEPPAPGTPFEVTVPEGNLFLLGDQRSGSLDSRAHLEEAGQGTVSRSAVSARVDALAWPSMRMLERPGTYAALPGGTSQPGPLRLQVVMVVAGAALVVLGAAYGPLARVLGRGRRRERAGAR, from the coding sequence ATGGGCGGGACACAAGAAATACGCAGTGGCAGGAACGGCCACGGCGGTCTCGGCAACGTGCTGTCGGGAATCGCCGTGGCCATCGGTTTCGCGCTCTTCCTCGGTGGCTTCGTGTGGGCGGCGATCCTCTACCAGCCCTACACGGTGCCGACCGACTCGATGATGCCCACCGTGCGCCCCGGGGACCGGGTCCTGGCGCAGCGCATCGGCGGTGACGAGGTGCGCCGCGGGGACGTGGTCATCTTTACTGATTCCATGTGGAGCGATTCGCCCATGGTCAAGCGGGTCGTCGGCATCGGCGGCGACACCGTGAAGAGCAGCGGCGCGGGCAGCGTGCTCACGGTGAACGGCGTACCGCTGGACGAGCCGTACATCGACGCCCGCGGGCCGGTCTCGGACCTGCCCACCCCGGCCGGGGAGCCCCCGGCGCCCGGGACCCCCTTCGAGGTGACGGTGCCCGAGGGCAACCTCTTCCTGCTGGGTGACCAGCGGAGCGGCTCGCTGGACTCCCGCGCGCACCTCGAGGAGGCAGGGCAGGGGACCGTCTCCCGGTCGGCCGTCAGCGCCCGCGTCGACGCCCTGGCGTGGCCGTCCATGCGGATGCTGGAGCGGCCGGGGACCTACGCGGCCCTGCCCGGCGGAACCTCGCAGCCGGGGCCGCTGCGCCTCCAGGTGGTGATGGTGGTGGCCGGGGCCGCCCTCGTGGTGCTGGGGGCCGCGTACGGTCCGCTCGCACGGGTCCTCGGGCGCGGGAGGCGGCGGGAGCGGGCCGGTGCCCGCTGA
- the lepB gene encoding signal peptidase I yields MAVGARSGRDEGEERPDDDAVEREAEEEDGGANAQTHRSFWKELPLLVGIALLLALLIKTFLVQAFSIPSDSMQNTLQRGDRVLVDKLTPWFGSEPERGEVVVFHDPANWLSGEPTPDPNFAQRVLSKIGLMPSADEKDLIKRTIAIGGDTVECKKGGPVVVNGKELNEPYIFPGNTACDDMPFGPITVPKGKIWVMGDHRQNSQDSRWHMQDSTQGFVPVDKVVGRAVVVAWPVTRWSTLPVPDTFDQPGIGNQAAATALGLGAAGLAPAGLGPAALGLAGAVPVVLWRRRRLTSGRTAG; encoded by the coding sequence GTGGCGGTAGGCGCACGGTCCGGACGCGACGAGGGCGAGGAGCGGCCGGATGACGACGCCGTCGAGCGCGAGGCCGAGGAGGAGGACGGCGGTGCCAATGCGCAAACGCACCGGTCCTTCTGGAAGGAGCTTCCGCTCCTCGTCGGCATCGCCCTGCTGCTGGCCCTGCTGATCAAGACCTTCCTGGTCCAGGCGTTCTCCATCCCGTCCGACTCGATGCAGAACACCCTGCAGCGCGGGGACCGGGTGCTGGTGGACAAGCTGACCCCGTGGTTCGGCTCCGAGCCCGAGCGGGGCGAGGTCGTCGTCTTCCACGACCCCGCGAACTGGCTGTCCGGGGAGCCCACCCCCGACCCGAACTTCGCGCAGAGGGTCCTCAGCAAGATCGGCCTGATGCCGTCCGCCGACGAGAAGGACCTGATCAAGCGGACCATCGCCATCGGCGGGGACACGGTCGAGTGCAAGAAGGGGGGACCGGTCGTCGTCAACGGCAAGGAGTTGAACGAGCCGTACATCTTCCCCGGCAACACCGCGTGCGACGACATGCCCTTCGGCCCGATCACCGTGCCCAAGGGCAAGATCTGGGTCATGGGCGACCACCGGCAGAACTCCCAGGACTCCCGCTGGCACATGCAGGACTCCACCCAGGGCTTCGTGCCGGTCGACAAGGTCGTCGGGCGGGCCGTGGTCGTCGCCTGGCCGGTCACACGCTGGTCGACCCTGCCTGTCCCGGACACCTTCGACCAGCCGGGCATCGGCAACCAGGCCGCGGCGACCGCCCTCGGCCTGGGTGCCGCCGGGCTGGCACCGGCCGGTCTCGGCCCGGCCGCGCTGGGGCTCGCCGGTGCGGTGCCGGTCGTACTGTGGCGCCGGCGGAGGCTGACCAGCGGGCGTACCGCCGGGTAG
- the lepB gene encoding signal peptidase I — protein MDTEAPHTQRGHSSPDKGEGRPRFAFSLRRPAPRPLTLRRAGVLGLLCTVFLLLLSNFVLQPFLIPSRSMEPALQVGDRVLVNKLAYGFGDQPRRGDIVVFDGSGSFVREPAGGSPVGDALRGAASALGLAEPSDTDFVKRVVGVGGDDVVCCDAAGRIEVNGVPLDEPYLYPGDAPSRVPFRIVVPLGTLWVMGDHRSQSRDSRDHLGEPGGGMVPVEKVIGRADWIGWPVSRWGSAGGGRG, from the coding sequence ATGGACACCGAAGCACCTCACACGCAGCGCGGCCACTCTTCCCCCGACAAGGGGGAGGGGCGGCCGCGTTTTGCGTTCTCCCTCCGCCGCCCGGCCCCGCGGCCGCTGACCCTGCGGCGGGCCGGAGTCCTCGGCTTGCTCTGCACCGTCTTCCTGCTGCTGCTCAGCAACTTCGTCCTGCAGCCCTTCCTGATCCCGAGCCGGTCCATGGAGCCGGCGCTCCAGGTCGGGGACCGGGTGCTGGTCAACAAGCTGGCGTACGGTTTCGGCGACCAGCCGCGCCGCGGTGACATCGTCGTGTTCGACGGCAGCGGCTCCTTCGTACGGGAGCCCGCCGGCGGCAGCCCGGTCGGCGACGCGCTGCGCGGCGCGGCCTCCGCGCTGGGGCTGGCGGAGCCGTCCGACACCGACTTCGTGAAGCGGGTCGTGGGCGTCGGCGGCGACGACGTGGTCTGCTGCGACGCGGCCGGGCGGATCGAGGTCAACGGCGTCCCGCTGGACGAGCCGTACCTGTACCCCGGAGACGCGCCCTCCAGGGTGCCCTTCCGTATCGTCGTGCCCCTTGGGACCCTGTGGGTCATGGGTGATCATCGTTCCCAGTCCCGGGACTCCCGGGACCACCTGGGAGAACCGGGCGGGGGGATGGTGCCGGTGGAGAAGGTGATCGGGCGGGCCGACTGGATCGGCTGGCCGGTCTCGCGCTGGGGTTCGGCCGGCGGCGGGCGTGGGTAG
- the rplS gene encoding 50S ribosomal protein L19, whose product MSHLLDGVNAAALRSDVPAFRPGDTINVHVRVIEGNRSRIQQFKGVVIRRQGAGVSETFTVRKVSFSVGVERTFPVHSPIFEKIELVTRGDVRRAKLYYLRELRGKAAKIKEKRDN is encoded by the coding sequence ATGTCTCACCTGCTCGATGGCGTCAACGCCGCCGCGCTCCGCTCGGACGTCCCGGCCTTCCGCCCGGGTGACACGATCAACGTGCACGTCCGCGTGATCGAGGGCAACCGCTCCCGTATCCAGCAGTTCAAGGGTGTCGTCATCCGTCGCCAGGGCGCCGGTGTCTCCGAGACCTTCACGGTCCGCAAGGTCTCCTTCAGCGTCGGCGTGGAGCGTACCTTCCCGGTGCACTCCCCGATCTTCGAGAAGATCGAGCTCGTCACCCGCGGTGACGTGCGCCGTGCGAAGCTGTACTACCTCCGTGAGCTCCGCGGCAAGGCCGCGAAGATCAAGGAGAAGCGCGACAACTGA
- the trmD gene encoding tRNA (guanosine(37)-N1)-methyltransferase TrmD: protein MRLDVVTIFPEYLEPLNVSLVGKARARGQLDVHVHDLRDWTYDRHNTVDDTPYGGGPGMVMKTEPWGEALDAALADGYEAGARGPVMVVPTPSGRPFTQELAVELSERPWLIFTPARYEGIDRRVMDEYATRMPVYEVSIGDYVLAGGEAAVLVVTEAVARLLPGVLGNAESHRDDSFAPGEMANLLEGPVYTKPPLWRGRDIPEVLLSGHHGKIARWRRDEAFRRTARNRPDLIERCDASAFDKKDREILSILGWKPSPDGRFWLRPQAVEE from the coding sequence ATGCGTCTCGACGTCGTCACGATCTTCCCCGAGTACCTGGAGCCGCTGAACGTCTCCCTCGTCGGCAAGGCCCGTGCCCGCGGGCAGCTCGACGTACACGTCCACGACCTGCGTGACTGGACGTACGACCGGCACAACACGGTCGACGACACCCCGTACGGCGGCGGCCCCGGCATGGTCATGAAGACCGAGCCGTGGGGCGAGGCCCTCGACGCGGCGCTGGCCGACGGCTACGAGGCGGGCGCGCGCGGGCCGGTCATGGTCGTGCCCACGCCCAGTGGCCGCCCCTTCACCCAGGAACTGGCGGTCGAGCTCTCCGAGCGGCCGTGGCTGATCTTCACCCCGGCCCGGTACGAGGGCATCGACCGCCGCGTCATGGACGAGTACGCCACGCGGATGCCGGTGTACGAGGTCTCCATCGGCGACTACGTGCTGGCGGGCGGCGAGGCGGCCGTCCTGGTCGTCACCGAGGCCGTGGCCCGACTGCTGCCCGGGGTGCTGGGGAACGCCGAATCGCACCGCGACGACTCCTTCGCGCCCGGCGAGATGGCGAACCTGCTGGAGGGCCCGGTCTACACGAAGCCCCCGCTGTGGCGCGGTCGCGACATCCCCGAGGTGCTGCTCAGCGGCCACCACGGGAAGATCGCCCGCTGGCGCCGGGACGAGGCCTTCCGCCGGACCGCGCGCAACCGCCCGGACCTGATCGAGCGCTGCGATGCCTCGGCCTTCGACAAGAAGGACCGCGAGATCCTCTCCATCCTGGGCTGGAAGCCGTCCCCGGACGGCCGATTTTGGCTCAGGCCGCAGGCCGTGGAAGAATAG
- the rimM gene encoding ribosome maturation factor RimM (Essential for efficient processing of 16S rRNA) yields the protein MELVVARIGRAHGIKGEVTVEVRTDEPELRLSPGAVLKTEPASAGPLTIETGRVHSGRLMLRFAGVKDRTGAEALRNILLIAEVDPAELPEEPDEYYDHQLMDLDVVLADGTEIGRITEISHLPSQDLFIVERPDGSEVMIPFVEEIVAEIDLEEQRCVITPPPGLIDERDAVIDSTRDEDAGDNA from the coding sequence GTGGAGTTGGTAGTCGCGCGGATCGGCCGCGCCCACGGCATCAAGGGTGAGGTCACCGTCGAGGTGCGCACCGACGAGCCGGAACTGCGGCTCAGCCCCGGCGCCGTGCTGAAGACCGAGCCCGCGTCGGCGGGACCGCTGACCATCGAGACCGGCCGGGTGCACAGCGGGAGGCTCATGCTCCGCTTCGCGGGCGTCAAGGACCGCACCGGCGCCGAGGCGTTGCGCAACATCCTGCTGATCGCCGAGGTGGACCCGGCGGAGCTGCCCGAGGAGCCCGACGAGTACTACGACCACCAGCTGATGGACCTGGACGTGGTCCTCGCCGACGGCACCGAGATCGGCCGGATCACTGAGATCTCCCACCTGCCCTCGCAGGACCTCTTCATCGTCGAGCGGCCCGACGGCTCCGAGGTGATGATCCCCTTCGTGGAGGAGATCGTCGCCGAGATCGACCTCGAGGAGCAGCGCTGCGTCATCACCCCGCCGCCCGGGCTGATCGACGAGCGCGACGCGGTCATCGACTCGACCCGTGACGAGGACGCCGGGGACAACGCCTGA
- a CDS encoding RNA-binding protein, whose translation MLEEALEHLVKGIVDNPDEVQVASRNLRRGQVLEVRVHPDDLGKVIGRNGRTARALRTVVGAIGGRGIRVDLVDVDQVR comes from the coding sequence ATGCTCGAGGAGGCTCTTGAGCACCTCGTGAAGGGCATTGTGGACAACCCCGACGAAGTGCAGGTCGCCTCGCGCAACCTGCGCCGCGGGCAGGTGCTCGAGGTCCGGGTCCACCCCGACGACCTCGGCAAGGTGATCGGTCGCAACGGCCGCACCGCACGTGCTCTGCGTACCGTCGTGGGCGCCATCGGCGGCCGGGGGATCCGCGTCGACCTCGTCGACGTGGACCAGGTCCGCTGA
- the rpsP gene encoding 30S ribosomal protein S16: MAVKIKLKRLGKIRQPHYRIVVADARTRRDGRAIEEIGIYHPTYNPSRIEVNAERAQYWLSVGAQPTEAVLAILKLTGDWQAHKGLPAPAPLLQPATKEDKRRTFDEFAKALEGGDAKGEAITQKAKKADKKADEAEAAAESTEA; encoded by the coding sequence GTGGCAGTCAAGATCAAGCTCAAGCGCCTCGGCAAGATTCGCCAGCCGCACTACCGCATCGTCGTCGCCGACGCCCGCACCCGCCGGGACGGTCGCGCGATCGAAGAGATCGGTATCTACCACCCGACCTACAACCCGTCGCGCATCGAGGTCAACGCCGAGCGTGCGCAGTACTGGCTGTCGGTCGGCGCCCAGCCCACCGAGGCTGTGCTCGCCATCCTGAAGCTGACCGGTGACTGGCAGGCCCACAAGGGCCTTCCCGCCCCCGCGCCGCTGCTCCAGCCGGCGACGAAGGAAGACAAGCGTCGTACCTTCGACGAGTTCGCCAAGGCCCTCGAGGGTGGCGACGCCAAGGGCGAGGCCATCACGCAGAAGGCGAAGAAGGCCGACAAGAAGGCGGACGAGGCTGAGGCCGCCGCCGAGTCGACCGAGGCCTGA
- the proS gene encoding proline--tRNA ligase: MAKAPVLTPQAEDFPRWYQDLINKAELADNGPVRGTMVIRPYGYGLWERMQQEMDARIKDAGAQNAYFPLFIPQSYLTKEAEHVEGFAPELAVVTHGGGKELEEPVVVRPTSETIINDYFSKWVQSYRDLPLLINQWANVVRWEMRPRVFLRTSEFLWQEGHTAHATYEDAREYAARIHRDVYGDFMTNVLGIDVVLGRKTAKERFAGAINTLTLEGMMGDGKALQLGTSHELGTNFAKAFNTQYLSKEGKQELVWQTSWGVSTRMVGGLIMSHGDDNGLRVPPRLAHVQVVVMAIKGDEAVAKVRELGAQLKAAGLRVQVDDRVDTPFGRRAVDWELKGVPVRIEIGPRDLEAGTAMLARRIPGGKTPVQIDALADLLPKVLDEDQAQLLRESRERREARTSDVATIEEAAEAAVAGGWARIPWADLGPEGEAKLAEQAVSVRCLIAADGSVPEADDAPGTLAIVARSY, from the coding sequence ATGGCAAAGGCACCCGTTCTCACCCCGCAGGCGGAGGATTTCCCCCGCTGGTACCAGGATCTGATCAACAAGGCCGAGCTGGCCGACAACGGTCCGGTGCGCGGCACCATGGTCATCCGGCCGTACGGCTACGGCCTGTGGGAGCGGATGCAGCAGGAGATGGACGCGCGCATCAAGGACGCGGGCGCCCAGAACGCGTACTTCCCGCTGTTCATCCCGCAGTCGTACCTGACGAAGGAAGCGGAGCACGTCGAGGGCTTCGCCCCCGAGCTCGCGGTCGTCACGCACGGCGGCGGCAAGGAGCTGGAAGAGCCGGTCGTCGTCCGGCCCACCTCCGAGACGATCATCAACGACTACTTCTCCAAGTGGGTCCAGAGCTACCGCGACCTGCCCCTGCTGATCAACCAGTGGGCCAACGTGGTCCGCTGGGAGATGCGCCCGCGCGTGTTCCTCCGTACGAGCGAGTTCCTGTGGCAGGAGGGGCACACGGCCCACGCCACGTACGAGGACGCACGCGAGTACGCCGCCCGGATCCACCGCGACGTCTACGGCGACTTCATGACGAACGTCCTCGGTATCGACGTCGTGCTCGGCCGCAAGACCGCCAAGGAGCGCTTCGCCGGCGCCATCAACACCCTCACCCTTGAGGGCATGATGGGCGACGGCAAGGCCCTCCAGCTGGGTACGAGCCACGAGCTCGGCACCAACTTCGCCAAGGCCTTCAACACGCAGTACCTGTCGAAGGAAGGCAAGCAGGAGCTCGTCTGGCAGACCTCGTGGGGCGTCTCGACCCGCATGGTCGGCGGCCTGATCATGTCCCACGGCGACGACAACGGCCTGCGCGTCCCGCCGCGCCTCGCGCACGTCCAGGTCGTCGTCATGGCGATCAAGGGCGACGAGGCCGTGGCGAAGGTCCGCGAGCTGGGCGCCCAGCTCAAGGCCGCCGGCCTGCGCGTGCAGGTCGACGACCGCGTGGACACCCCCTTCGGCCGCCGCGCCGTCGACTGGGAGCTCAAGGGCGTACCGGTCCGCATCGAGATCGGCCCCCGCGACCTGGAGGCCGGCACCGCGATGCTGGCCCGCCGGATCCCGGGCGGGAAGACCCCGGTGCAGATCGACGCGCTCGCCGACCTGCTGCCCAAGGTGCTCGACGAGGACCAGGCGCAGCTGCTGCGCGAGTCCCGCGAGCGCCGTGAGGCCCGCACCTCGGACGTGGCGACCATCGAGGAGGCCGCCGAGGCCGCCGTCGCCGGTGGCTGGGCGCGGATCCCGTGGGCGGACCTGGGCCCCGAGGGCGAGGCGAAGCTGGCCGAGCAGGCCGTCTCCGTGCGCTGCCTGATCGCCGCGGACGGGTCGGTTCCGGAGGCGGACGACGCCCCCGGTACCCTCGCGATCGTCGCGCGCTCGTACTGA
- a CDS encoding class I SAM-dependent methyltransferase yields the protein MTPTPTATLVARDWAEIQERMLVPLYEAVYDRLEVGPGDRLLGLDCGAGLPLLLAAGRGAVATGVEADPARRALARERLLEVLAAPPAAACPYDALLAFAPDPAALTTALPAVRRGGAVVLAGWGPAERCTVPAVLGGGPVPRDLDGLVERAGLRPDGSGRVFCPFGYADVDSAVRGLLSTGLYSGAGGGSTGAAAPFGMADPALAEKELAEALHPYERPDGAVWLPNIFRYVIARVP from the coding sequence ATGACACCGACGCCGACGGCGACGCTCGTCGCCCGGGACTGGGCAGAGATCCAGGAACGGATGCTGGTACCGCTGTACGAAGCGGTCTACGACCGGCTGGAGGTCGGGCCGGGCGACCGGCTGCTCGGCCTCGACTGCGGGGCCGGGCTGCCCCTGCTGCTGGCGGCCGGGCGGGGAGCCGTGGCCACGGGTGTGGAGGCGGATCCGGCCCGGCGGGCCCTGGCCCGCGAACGGCTGCTGGAGGTGCTGGCGGCCCCGCCCGCCGCCGCTTGCCCCTACGACGCGCTGCTCGCGTTCGCCCCGGATCCCGCGGCCCTGACCACGGCCCTGCCCGCGGTCCGGCGCGGCGGCGCCGTGGTGCTGGCCGGCTGGGGTCCGGCGGAGCGCTGCACGGTGCCCGCGGTACTGGGCGGCGGGCCGGTCCCCCGGGACCTGGACGGGCTCGTGGAGCGGGCCGGTCTGCGGCCGGACGGGTCGGGGCGGGTCTTCTGCCCGTTCGGGTACGCGGACGTGGACAGCGCGGTGCGCGGGCTGCTGTCGACGGGGCTGTACTCCGGCGCGGGCGGCGGCTCCACCGGGGCCGCCGCGCCCTTCGGGATGGCGGACCCGGCGCTGGCGGAGAAGGAGCTGGCGGAGGCCCTCCACCCGTACGAACGGCCCGACGGCGCCGTGTGGCTGCCGAACATCTTCCGGTACGTGATCGCCCGGGTGCCGTAG
- the ftsH gene encoding ATP-dependent zinc metalloprotease FtsH — MPGGWRGLILTALIVYLIANLVLSFFNDGDEPTISYTEFSKQVTSGNVSKIYSKGDAIQGQLKAAQPLPDGDKGTYGKFVTQRPAFADDNLWAELTKQNVNVTASPVVVQRSFLANLLLSLAPMLLLVLLWVVVARRMAGRMGGMGGMGGLGRKTPPKPVELEAGARRTTFQDVAGIDEVEGELNDVVDFLKNPQQYRNMGARMPRGVLLSGPPGTGKTLLARAVAGEAGVPFFSASASEFIEMIVGVGASRVRELFTEARKVAPAIIFIDEIDTIGRARGAGAGMGGHDEREQTLNQILTEMDGFTGSEGVVVLAATNRADVLDPALTRPGRFDRTVVVSPPDRAGREAILRIHTREIPLAEDVDLARVALSTPGMTGAELANLANEAALLAVRRGQREVTRADLSDALEKIQLGAERSLVMPEEERRRTAYHESGHALLGMLQPGADPVRKITIVPRGRALGVTLSTPDADRYAYTEQYLRGRIIGALGGMAAEHVVYDVITTGSESDLEQVTALARGMVGRWGMSERVGRLTAIPADAQSPYGLSAAPATLDAVDHEMRRVVDECYEEACRLLGEHRPQLDTLAEALLAAETLDEAAAYAAAGIPRLTKGHEPETPETSQAP; from the coding sequence ATGCCGGGAGGCTGGCGGGGGCTGATCCTCACGGCGCTGATCGTCTACCTGATCGCCAACCTGGTGCTGTCCTTCTTCAACGACGGCGACGAGCCCACCATCTCCTACACCGAGTTCAGCAAGCAGGTCACGAGCGGCAACGTCTCGAAGATCTACTCCAAGGGCGACGCCATCCAGGGCCAGCTGAAGGCCGCACAGCCGCTGCCCGACGGGGACAAGGGAACGTACGGGAAGTTCGTCACCCAGCGCCCGGCCTTCGCCGACGACAACCTGTGGGCCGAGCTCACGAAGCAGAACGTGAACGTGACGGCCTCCCCGGTCGTCGTGCAGCGCAGCTTCCTGGCCAACCTCCTGCTCTCCCTCGCCCCGATGCTGCTGCTGGTCCTCCTGTGGGTGGTCGTCGCCCGCCGGATGGCCGGGCGCATGGGCGGCATGGGCGGCATGGGCGGGCTGGGCCGCAAGACCCCGCCCAAGCCGGTGGAGCTGGAGGCCGGCGCCCGGCGCACCACCTTCCAGGACGTGGCGGGCATCGACGAGGTCGAGGGCGAGCTCAACGACGTCGTCGACTTCCTGAAGAACCCCCAGCAGTACCGGAACATGGGCGCCCGGATGCCCCGGGGCGTCCTGCTGTCCGGACCGCCCGGCACCGGCAAGACCCTGCTCGCGCGGGCGGTCGCGGGCGAGGCCGGGGTGCCCTTCTTCTCCGCCTCGGCCTCCGAGTTCATCGAGATGATCGTCGGCGTCGGCGCCTCCCGGGTGCGCGAACTCTTCACCGAGGCGCGCAAGGTGGCCCCCGCGATCATCTTCATCGACGAGATCGACACCATCGGCCGGGCGCGCGGCGCGGGCGCGGGCATGGGCGGCCACGACGAGCGCGAACAGACCTTGAACCAGATCCTCACCGAGATGGACGGCTTCACCGGCTCCGAGGGCGTGGTCGTCCTGGCCGCCACCAACCGGGCGGACGTCCTGGACCCGGCACTGACCCGCCCGGGCCGCTTCGACCGCACGGTGGTCGTCTCCCCGCCCGACCGCGCCGGCCGTGAGGCCATCCTGCGCATCCACACCCGCGAGATCCCGCTCGCCGAGGACGTGGACCTGGCCCGGGTGGCCCTCAGCACCCCCGGCATGACCGGCGCCGAACTGGCCAACCTGGCCAACGAGGCCGCGCTGCTGGCCGTCAGACGAGGGCAGCGGGAAGTCACCCGCGCCGACCTGTCCGACGCCCTGGAGAAGATCCAGCTGGGTGCGGAGAGGTCACTGGTCATGCCGGAGGAGGAGCGCCGCCGTACCGCGTACCACGAGAGCGGGCACGCCCTCCTGGGCATGCTCCAGCCCGGCGCCGACCCGGTCCGCAAGATCACGATCGTGCCGCGCGGCCGGGCGCTCGGCGTCACCCTCTCCACCCCGGACGCCGACCGGTACGCCTACACGGAGCAGTACCTGCGCGGCCGCATCATCGGGGCGCTCGGCGGCATGGCGGCCGAGCACGTGGTCTACGACGTCATCACCACGGGCTCGGAGAGCGACCTCGAACAGGTCACCGCCCTCGCCCGCGGGATGGTCGGCCGCTGGGGCATGAGCGAACGCGTCGGCCGCCTCACCGCCATCCCGGCCGACGCGCAGAGCCCCTACGGCCTGTCCGCGGCCCCCGCCACCCTCGACGCGGTGGACCACGAGATGCGGCGCGTCGTGGACGAGTGCTACGAGGAGGCCTGCCGGCTCCTGGGCGAGCACCGCCCGCAGCTCGACACCCTGGCGGAGGCCCTCCTCGCCGCCGAGACCCTCGACGAGGCGGCCGCCTACGCCGCCGCCGGGATCCCGCGCCTGACCAAGGGCCACGAGCCCGAGACGCCCGAGACGTCCCAGGCGCCCTGA